The Miscanthus floridulus cultivar M001 chromosome 7, ASM1932011v1, whole genome shotgun sequence genome includes a region encoding these proteins:
- the LOC136466113 gene encoding benzaldehyde dehydrogenase, mitochondrial-like, translated as MGVDKLAFTGSTGTGQILLELAARSNLKPVTLELGGKSPFVVMDDADVDQAVELAHHEVFFNQLAFTGSTGTGQIVLELAARSNLKPVTLELGGKSPFVVLDDADVDQAVELAHHESAMVWVNCYDVFDATIPFGGYKMSGVGREKGIYALRNYLQTKAVVTPIKDPAWL; from the exons ATGGGCGTTGACAAG CTTGCGTTCACCGGATCGACGGGCACGGGGCAGATCCTGCTGGAACTGGCAGCGAGGAGCAACCTGAAGCCGGTGACGCTGGAGCTCGGTGGCAAGTCCCCTTTCGTCGTCATGGACGACGCCGACGTCGACCAGGCCGTCGAGCTCGCGCACCACGAGGTCTTCTTCAACCAG CTTGCGTTCACCGGATCGACGGGCACGGGGCAGATCGTGCTGGAACTGGCGGCGAGGAGCAACCTGAAGCCGGTGACGCTGGAGCTCGGTGGCAAGTCCCCTTTCGTCGTCTTGGACGACGCCGACGTCGACCAGGCCGTCGAGCTCGCGCACCACGAG TCTGCAATGGTGTGGGTGAACTGCTACGATGTGTTCGACGCCACCATCCCGTTCGGCGGCTACAAGATGAGCGGAGTCGGGCGGGAGAAGGGCATCTACGCCCTCCGCAACTACCTCCAGACCAAGGCCGTTGTCACGCCCATCAAGGACCCCGCGTGGCTGTAA